From a single Nicotiana tomentosiformis chromosome 2, ASM39032v3, whole genome shotgun sequence genomic region:
- the LOC104118770 gene encoding mitogen-activated protein kinase kinase kinase 20-like — translation MDWVRGEAVGHGSFGKVSFAIPRKQSTQAMVVKSSAASRSATLMNEKTILDELKSCPNIIRCLGDNYSYENGEKLYNVLLEYASGGDLSNKLKNSGDHRLPEFEVRNYTKALLKGLHYIHKSGYVHCDIKLQNILLGEDGQLKIADFGLAKRAESKKDDSLRCELRGTPLYMSPEMVTGGEQGTPADIWALGCVVAEMEAGVPIWNYSNITQLLMTIGVGDELPEFPAKLSELGKDFLEKCFVKDPKKRWTAEMLLNHPFVADQHYDDATVTLNDETCGSGTPSTSPRCPFDFPDWVSDGSAESSATCSITSLPSPAIQELLNLNGGSWSTTPAERLRVLAGERRPESDWSAADDWVSVR, via the coding sequence ATGGATTGGGTTAGAGGTGAAGCAGTAGGTCATGGAAGCTTTGGCAAAGTTAGTTTTGCAATACCCAGAAAGCAGAGCACTCAAGCTATGGTGGTCAAATCTTCTGCCGCTTCTCGTTCAGCTACACTAATGAACGAGAAGACAATTTTGGATGAGCTTAAAAGTTGCCCCAATATTATCCGCTGCCTTGGCGACAACTATTCCTACGAAAATGGCGAAAAGTTGTACAATGTCTTATTGGAATATGCTTCAGGGGGTGATTTATCAAATAAGCTCAAGAATTCAGGTGATCATAGATTGCCAGAATTTGAAGTCAGGAATTACACCAAGGCCTTATTGAAAGGGCTACACTATATCCACAAGAGTGGTTATGTTCACTGTGATATTAAGCTTCAGAACATTCTTTTAGGTGAAGATGGTCAACTGAAAATTGCTGATTTTGGGTTGGCAAAGAGGGCCGAATCAAAGAAAGATGATAGCTTGCGATGTGAATTGAGGGGTACTCCACTGTATATGTCGCCGGAAATGGTTACCGGCGGCGAACAGGGCACTCCTGCCGATATCTGGGCACTTGGGTGTGTGGTTGCTGAGATGGAAGCAGGAGTTCCAATCTGGAATTACTCAAATATAACCCAACTACTGATGACAATTGGAGTTGGTGATGAGTTGCCTGAATTTCCTGCGAAGTTATCGGAACTAGGAAAAGATTTTCTAGAAAAGTGTTTTGTGAAGGACCCAAAAAAGAGATGGACGGCTGAGATGCTTCTAAATCATCCCTTTGTTGCTGATCAACATTATGATGATGCCACTGTTACATTGAACGACGAAACATGCGGGAGTGGCACTCCTTCGACGTCTCCTAGGTGCCCATTTGATTTCCCAGATTGGGTATCTGATGGCTCTGCTGAATCCTCAGCAACATGTTCAATTACATCTCTACCCTCGCCGGCAATTCAAGAATTACTAAATTTAAACGGCGGGTCGTGGTCCACAACGCCGGCTGAAAGGTTGCGAGTATTAGCTGGTGAACGCAGACCTGAATCTGACTGGTCTGCTGCTGATGACTGGGTCAGCGTTAGATGA